From Brassica rapa cultivar Chiifu-401-42 chromosome A06, CAAS_Brap_v3.01, whole genome shotgun sequence:
ATTTGATTGCGAATGGGAAGCATATTACTGATAATGGATGGGGTGTCCGTAGAGTACGAGAAATCAACCTGGGAACTTCTGCTTGACTCTCCTGCTTCGAAGTCAGATGTATCAAACAGAGTGTATCCGTGTCGTTCGTCCTcaactatcatattgtgcaGTATGACACAAGTTCTCATAATCCTACCTATCTTTTCCTTGTCCCAAATTCGAGCTGGGTTTTTAACTATTGCAAACCTCgcttgcaatactccaaaagcacgttcgacatcttttctgACGGATTCTTGACGTTCAGCAAATAGCTCTGCTTTAGGACCTTGAGGAAGtgggatggattggataaatgttgaccatttCGGATAAATTCCGTCGGTAAGGTAATACGGGATACGATAGTTGTGGCCGTTGACCTTGAATTTTACTTTAGGAGCTCGACCttgtaaaatgtcatcaaaaactggtgaccgatcaagaacattaATATCGTTGAGTGTACCTGGTAATCCGaaaaatgcgtgccatatccaaagatcatgTGATGCCACAgcctctaagacaattgtcggctttGCTGAACCACGTGTGTACTGTCCTCTCCAAGCCgttgggcagtttttccactcccaatgcatacagtcaatGCTGCCTATCATCCCTGGAAACCCGCGTACCTCTCCAACATCGAGTAATTGTTGAAGATCTTCCGGTGTAGGGCTCCTTAGATACTCATCTCCAAAGATTTGTATTATCCCGTTATTGAAATTTTCTAAACATAAAAGTGCAGTACTCtcaccaagtcggagatattcgtcataCATATCTCCAGGTTGTCCATATGCCAGCATACGTATAGCCGCTGTACACTTTTGAAGTGCGGAGAGCCTGTACCTTCCGTGAGCATTTCTTCGTTGCTTAAAGTATGGAACATCATTATTTAGCCGATCAACAATGCGAAGAAACAACGGCTTATTCATTCGAAAACGTCGCCTAAACATTTGCGGTGGGTATGTAGGATTTTCACTGAAATAGTCGTTCCAAAGTATATTGTGACCTTGTTCCCGATCTCTTTCGATATAAGCTCGTCTCTTCGGTTTTTTAGCTTGAACATCAAATACTGACTCGAATGCATGATCAAATTGTTGGTCAAACATTTCTTCAAAAGCTTCGTCTAATCTTTGATCAACACCATCAGACGACGAGGAAGACATTGTATTTTTGGGATTAGAGAAATGAATAACTTTTTGAGTTAAGTAATTGGGAATCTGGCTAAgtttttgggaaaaaaaaaggtTCAGCGCGTTGTGGCTGATCACTATTTTCTATACGGAGGTTTGAGGAGTGTTCAGTGATGGATTGTTGGTTAAGTGTTTTTGGGGAAAAAAAGTGATAAAAGTTGTATACAACTCCAAAGACAATACCACAAGAGCGAAAGGAAGGAGAATATTGTAGATTAAGAGATAATCGATAGAAGAAAAGAGAGACAATACGTAAGTTCTAAACAAATTTACGGCACtaacaagatcaaagcaattcggTTATGAGTTTGTTCATCAGAGACACTTCTATTTCAGATAGCGTCTCTTTACGGGCAAGGAGACGTTCAAGGAGTCGGTGTTTGGATATGTTCTCTTTCACAACTAGCATGCTCTCTAATTGATCATACGCAGCTTCATTCCCATGCTTCTTGCGTTTGGCTGCTTTGGAAGCCTTAACACCAGGAGGCCTAACCTCTTCCAAGTCAGGCACCACCTCCGCAGGTTCCTTCCTTTTGTCCTTTGCACCATCTTTGTTTCCACAGTTTGATCTCCATTTTTGAAAGCTTCCTTTTGGAAGCCTTAACACCAGGAGGCCTAACCTCGTCAATGATTCTCCCACCACACGGACACCTTGTCGGAATCCCGTATTCCGAGTCAGCAACATATCCTAGCATGTTGACGTAGTCCTTTTCCCTCTTTGTGTCTCTTCTATCTTCCCTGAGATCCATCTGAACCACAAAACCATATTGATTAGAACAGAATGACAAAACAAACTGTTGAAACCATGCCTAAATCAAACCCGCATGACGCCTTACACCCATAAAACGAAACCCCCTAACCGGTTTACAACTCTATCTCGAAATCCCCAAATCGATTTAAGAACCCTAAACCCCCAAATCGATTTCGAATCCCCGATAAAGAAACTCTAAATTGAACCGGTAGGAAGATTTACAACCATAAATCAAAAGCCCCTAAACGATTTACAACTCTTATCTCGAAACCCCCAAATCGATTAAGAACCCTAACTCCCCGAATCGATTTCGAGATCGCTTTGGAGCCCAAAATCGATTCTACTATACCGTGAAAGTACTCGATACGCACCTGAGCTAGTGGAGGAGACACGCCGTCGTCGATTAGATGGAGAAAAGCTTAGTCGTCGCCGTCGCTCGACAAATCGCCGCAGAGAGAAAGAAACTTAGAAATGAGGAAAAATGAAAGAGATATCGAGAGACCCGTGTTTCGTCTTCGTCAACACAAAAAAGTCCTCCCAATGAGGTGTTGCCACGTGGTATGAACCCGTATCATACGGGTTCACTCTGGCGAACCGGTTCACTGAAAATAGccctttttttaatttaaaaagtatttcGGCCCTATGAATCTGAGCCCATGAACCTCTTCTGATACTCTAATGGAGATGCTCTATAAATCAAAACTTTGAAGCTCTCTCTTGGGAGTTTGAGAGAACAGGTAGAATTATCACTTTTAGTCCCcgtaattttaagctattaacaAAATTGCTCATTATTTATGATTTGTCATCGTAACCCCACAAAAAGTCCCgtaaaaatcgaaactttgaAGCTCTCCGGGAGTTTAGAGACTTTAGGGAGATGGCGAAGTGGTCGATCGTTAGGAGAATCCCCGTCTCTGGAGGTTCCTTCGCTTATATGGTACGAAAACTATAAAGCCTCAACCTTTTGATTTGATGATTATCGCTAGTAGTTGTTATCTGCTTCATTGAGTCTTTCTTTCTCTTCCCGAGCTTGTGGAAAGTTCTTGATAGTTGGTGATTCAAGGAGTGTTACTTGTACAATATAATTGATTATGTGTATTGCCATTGCAGAAACATATGGTGTACGCTCCTGCTGAGTGCTCCTTCTCTGCGATGCACTCTTTGATAGACACAGGAGGAGAAGCCCTGAAGAAAACGGCTGAGAATAGTGATAGTGGTCCAAAGTTCATCAGCAGAATCGATTACACGAGTCTTGTGGAGAAGTATAGAAGAGAAGGGAACCTCTCTGCTGCGTATGACTTGTTACAGTCATTGCAAGACAAGAACATATGCTTCCCTTTTGCGGTTTTCAAGAACCTTCTTGCAGCAGCGGGTGAGCAGAACGATACGAAGCTCTCTTGCAGAGCTTTTAGAATGATGTTGGTCCAAGCGGGTATGCCTTTGAGTTCAGATTGTTATCTCAACCTCGCTAGAGCCTTTATCAACGCAGATGATTGTGTACACTTGTTGAACCTTCTCAAAGAAGTGTCGGAGTCTTCTCTTCCGTGTAGGTTAATAGTAATAAACAGAACCATCCTTGCTTTCGCTGAGTCTAGGCAGGTCGATAAGGTGCTTATGATACTTGAGAAGATGAGAGAGTGGGAATGTAAACCGGATGTGATCACTTACAACTCTGTTTTAGATATCTTGGGACGAGCTGGCCTTGTTAAGGAGATGCTCAGGCTATTGTCATCGATGAAGGAAGATTGCGATGTGTCTCTAAACATCATTACATACAACACGGTGTTAAACGGGATGAGGAAAGCTTGTAGGTTCGATATGTGTTTGGTGTTGTATGAAGAAATGGTTCAGTGTGGGATTGAGCCTGATCTGCTTAGTTATACAGCAGTGATAGACAGTTTGGGTCGGTCAGGGAACACAAAGGAAGCGTTGAGGCTTTTCGATGAGATGAAACAGCGGGAGATTCGACTATCTGTTTATGTCTACAGAGCATTAATCGATTGTCTGAAGAAGACAGGAGAGTTTAGCAGGGCGTTGCAGCTTTCAGATGAGTTGAAAAACACTTCAGCATTAGATTTGGCAGGTCCACTAGATTTCAAACGACACTTGAGACCACATAGACGCTAAAAAGTCTATAGGCTCTTGTTTTAAGCAGCTGTGTGTTTCATTTTGGTTAGGCATATGTAatgaaatcaaaacaaaattttgattttggtttgacATGAAGAACCTGATAGAATGACAATCAAGGTTTTGAAAAAATGTATTGATGGATGATACTATGACCAGTCTCATAAAGTTTGCATAACTAAGTACAAAATGTGTCAAAGTTTCACTCTGAAAGAAGAAGATTTGCGCCGGCGGTCTGATATATGGACCGGAGAAGTCTGCTAGATTACGAAAATAGCCTCATGTTCCTCCTTTCTTTACCAGAGCTTGTTCTTGACccaaaaaagaaggaaaacgaCACCCAACACGATCGCTACTGGTGCCCATTTCCTGATCAAAGCCTGGTTTACAATATCAAAATGCTTCAGAACCATATGCAAACAAACCTTGAGCCTATAAACTAAACATGATCATAAGAAGTGCAAGCATCTCCATCAAACTCACCTGACGGTTCAAATCTTTAGCCTTATCAGCATATACACGAGATTCAGAAGTTAGCCGGCTCGACATCTCGCTCACCTCTGCATTAAAAAACAAGAAGAGGATGAGCATACTGCTCTGCTGATTCAAAAACCGTAATGAATGAGAGAGCATATGAGTAGATAAGGCTTACGATCCAGCTTTTCACCAACACCTAGGACTTCCTGCACATTCCGCGTCATTATCTGATGGACCTCATAGAGTTCATCATTCAGCTTAGCGATATTTCGTTGCGTACGTGTGTCTTGGTACAGTTTCTTGGTTTTCTGTATGAATGTATCTATGCAAGGGAGAAAAAAAGATTGAGAAACAAGAGAAGATATGTTTCTACAAGATATTGAATGAATAGAGAAGAGAATAATCTACATTGCACATACCAAATTTAATAAAGGCATAAGGTCTAGCAGCTGTTTCAATGTTAGGCCCATTGACACGTTCGAACTCGTTCTTGAGATCTTCCAAGTATTGAAACGCCAGTTTCTTTGGGTAAGAACGGTCACACATTGTCAAGTAGCAAACACGTCCTTCTATGATGTAACTAAAGATTTCCGATCAAGGAATGACATAGATATTTGATTCCTTCTTTCACCTTGGTTTCATGATAATATCACAAAGCCGGTTTATAAAAAACAATCACACTTGTGAAAACAAGATAAAACAACACCTAAAACATAATGCAAGAGGATTGAAACGTGTCTTAAGCCAGATAGTGGTGCAATTCTAGGAGGCTGTCAAAAGCGTGAACTAAGGAAGTATCAAATGTTGATATCATTCTAAGGAAGTAAACATGCAGATGAAATAATAACAAATGTAAAAAGGATACTGGAAAATATAGGGGCCAGTCTCAACAGACATTCTTGAAGCTTCGTTATGACCTCTGGAAAGATTCTTAAACAGAGACTTGACCTGTTGCTTATACATGTCGGAATCAGGTAAGTCACGTCCATCATCGAGACCCTCTGCTAGAGGCAGCCCGTCGGTAACACGAGCTATCAATGTCATTTTCACCATCTTTGCCTTATTCCTTTTCTCCAGTAACAAATTCACTGCATTGATCAATCATATAAGCCAATTTCAAAAAGAGCATGAAAAGCTTCAATAAAACCAAATCCAAAACTATCACCGATTCTGCATACTACATTCGTAATCTGTTGTTTGAGAAACTATACATCGACGAGaatcaaatttcaaaaagaaatcaAAGATCTGATAACACTAAATCCATTACAGAATACTTTGATCCAAGAGATAACAAACTCAGTAATATCATTAGAAGACCCCGAAGTTTTGAATTTTGGTCCCAAACGGAAGCAATCCTTgttgtaagaaaaaaacaaaaactacacTTGAACATGGATTTTGAACTAACGTGATACGAGTGTCGTTCTAATGGTTCTTCTCAGGATCTGAGAACCGGGTTAAAGAAAGAGGTTGATCCAGGGAGATATGCAAGTactgtatttctttttattattattaaaaagggTTTTATCATTCAAGGGGGTGAATTAAAAATTCACGATCTGTTGGTTTTTTTTTCGCTGTTGTTCGAATTGTTATTTATGACGATCTACGTTCTGCGTTACGAAGGCCTCAGATGAATGATTGGCGCGTTTTTGTTACACGTCTTGATGACGTGGCGCGTTTTATTTAGCTTCACTACTCTGCGTTTGTGTTGATCGACGCTCCAAACGCACAATGTTTAAGCGCTTACCCCGTTTGTATAGTGTTTGTAAATAAGTTCAGTGTTCTCAGCTATCTTGTTACTCAGCTCGATGGCTGTAGGTCCAAGGTGGCTTGCTTATGCTGCCAAAAGTTCCATGACCATCGAAACATGGCGCCTAAAGCCCAACTAATTTACTTGCGGGGCATAGGATGCAAAGGACATTTGATATACGTGGTTATAAGGTTAAATGAAGAAAGGATTCACATCTGATATAACATGGAAGCAACTCTCGATACATCAAAGGCCAAACATAAAAGTGTTttcagtaaaaataaaaaacaaccgGTCTACAAACTTCTTATCACGTCACGTGAAAGTAGAGAATTCGCCAAAACCATAAAGGTTTCAAAACCCAAGAAAACTTATTCGATAAAAACAACAATTTAAAAACACCATTACATCACTCGAGATCTTCATCGACTTAGGCCTTGGACATGTGAATGATCAAGTCGACCACACGGGTACTGTAACCCCATTCGTTGTCGTACCACGACACCAGCTTCACAAAGTTGTCACTCAACGCGATTCCAGCCTTTGCGTCAAAAATGCTCGACCTGTTGTCACCAACGAAGTCGGTCGAGACAACATCATCCTCGGTGTAACCAAGGATTCCCTTTAGCTTGCCCTCAGATTCCTCCCTGTGTAACAATCCAATCAGTTTAGTTAAATCTTACAAAAGATATGATCAAACTAGTTTAACTGGAACCGAAAGCTTACTTGATAGCCTTCTTGATTTCATCGTAGGTTGCAGCTTTCTCGAGTCTAACCGTGAGGTCAACAACTGAAACATCAACGGTGGGAACACGGAAGGACATTCCGGTCAACTTTCCGTTGAGCTGTGGAAGCACCTTTCCGACAGCCTTGGCAGCTCCGGTGCTGCTGGGAATGATGTTGAAGGAAGCGGCTCTTCCACCTCTCCAGTCCTTCATCGATGGACCATCAACTGTCTTCTGAGTTGCTGAGAAaccacacaaacaaaaaaacaaaatgtaatTTCAATATAAAGAGGTAACAGACCTTGAGGAATCAAATGCAAACAAAATGAAACTTTATACATACatatttctttcaaaaaaaaaaaaaagaaactttataCATACCAGTGATAGAGTGGACGGTGGTCATGAGTCCCTCGACAATTCCAAACCTGTCGTTGATAACCTGCATAAACATATTGCAAAATTTAAATACGATTCAATTTGATAATCTTTCACAAGTCACATTttaaacggaaaaaaaaaaagagacctTGGCAAGTGGAGCAAGGCAGTTAGTGGTGCAACTAGCGTTGGAAACAATGTTGAGATCAGACTTGTACTCATGCTCATTGACACCAACAACGAACATGGGAGCATCTTTGCTTGGGGCAGAGATTACAACTTTCTTCGCACCACCCTGCACAAAAACAAACCACATGATATACTTAAAACTTACAAacaaatgctctatatacttgtcttcataaacaaaataaaaaaaagacaaacCTTCAAGTGAGCAGCAGCCTTGTCCTTGTCGGTGAAGACACCAGTAGACTCAACAACAAAGTCAGCTCCAGCCTCACCCCATGGGATATCCTCAGGGTTCCTTCAAAGTAACATATCACAAATCAAAAACTTTCATAACATAACAGAGAGATGCACACAGAATAACATAAATCTACACCAGATCATGTACCTGATGCCGAAAACAGTGACAGGCTTCTCACCGAAGAGAAGTGTCTTCTCATCCTTAACCTTGAGCTCGTTGTGCTTCCACTGACCGTGAACACTGTCATACTTAAACATGTACGTCTGCAACACAATACACAAGGCTCGAATCAATCAAACAAAGTCACAAATAATCAATCCGATTATAGATCTATGTTGTTGACTAAAATCTAAAGCTATTAGCCAATCACGATCGAGCTAGCATAAACTCACCATGTACTCGGTGGTGATGAAGGGGTCGTTAACAGCGACGAGCTCAACATCGTTCCTCTGAAGGATAACTCTAGCCACCAAGCGACCGATTCTTCCGAAACCTTAACCAACACCATAAACTCAGATTCCACAGATCTAAACTAACCACAAACCTCTGaagaaaacgaaaaaaaaaaacactcaccGTTGATTCCGATCTTAATCTTCTTGTCAGctacacaaacaaacaaaaaacacgATCGGATTAGTAACGATAACGAACGTAACAACGATGTAACTAGAGATCGAAGAAACTCACCCATTTCGATATTAGAGGGTGTCGATGAGATCGAGAGAGAGCTACGAAGTGAGTGAGGGAGGGTTTGGTGAGGCTTTGGGGTTATTTAAAGGAGACGATAAGAGAAAGTCATCGTGTGGCTGAGAATTTTTCTTCGGAAAAGATTAAGATTCAGTAATTATTTGTTACCAGATTGTGCATTACCTTTAAGATTATTTACCTTTTTGCCACTGTTTTGGCCAATTGTTTATGGTAGGATTAAGAAGTAATCGGGGAAACTAATGGCGCTTGGACTTCACGCTCAAGTAATGGAATATTCGAGGTTTAAACATTTAGATTCTATGGGCTGGGCCGACGCACACAGGCAAATCAGTAGGTTTTGAAAATACCCTTATTATTAGCTTTAGCCAATGATCATATACCACGTGgcatataaaaacattatttaatgtcgtcaaattttgtttttcttgttgaTGATACATGATAGCACAACTTTTTCTTTCAaactttttgtaattttttttattttcctttattttttctGTAAAATATAGTTTGACAACTCCACCTAAGTTTCACATGTGATATTATAATTCCACAGTTTTATTgataattaatcaaaacatcTAGCTTAATATAGTGGCATGGATCACTATAGCATTGTTCTGCTTACTTATGTTTCAAGGTGGccattttctttttacttttttaatacACGACTCAAGGTGGTAACACTATATTCAAGGTGGTTTTCTTTTACTAATTACAAGGTGTCTCATATACTTATGAAACTTCTAGTCTTCTAGATGTCACTATCAGAATAAGTTTCCGTTCTTGATATCaaagatattttataatttggtGTTATATATTCGTCAAATTGTGACTTCGTATTGATATTGAGACACATAGATGCTCCACTTTCAGAGCTTTGGTTGGTCAGATGAACGTGACAGCAACAAATAAATCAACTTTATGCAATATGGTATGACTCTTGGCTTTTGCCAAAAGTCTCCTCTTCTCCTCCtcttatttttctctctttttagtttcattttaattttttgtgttaGGTGGAAACCGTGAAAGCATATAAAACTCTTTAATCCGGTACATATGGATCCATACATCCTatattaactaaaatatttatcagcGGTAAACagtatataattaacaaaattttgagATATTACTAATATAAGCTGTAAATGTATTTGTACTGGCTATACTCTAGCAATGGAAATGATGGAGCGCCCTGAGACTAAACCAGTGCTTGAGCCTAGCTTCACAACCCTCCAAGCCAAAATATGGAAGCTTAAGACTACAAAAAAGATACAGCACTTTATCTGGCAAGCTCTCTCAAACTGCGTACCCGTCTGTAGCGCACTCTCCGATCGTCACTGTGGAACCGAACGCAACTGTCCGCGGTGTGGCGCTGACGAAGAAACCCGAAACCACCTGCTCTTCGAATGCCCGCCCTCGATCCAAGCCCGGGCCCTCGCGGACATGCCGCGTCTTCCGGGGATATTCCCGTGTAGCTCAATATATAGCAACCTGAACCACGTCCTATGGCGAGCAAAAGAATTCGCAATACCGGATAATATAATTGCCACTGCCCCATGGATTATTTGGTTCATATGGAAAGCTCGCAATGAAAAAGCTTTTAACGGCAAGGACATCACTCCGCTGGAGATTATCCAACTTGCCAAGTCTGAGGCGGAAAGCTGGAAACTCGCCCAGATCATAGAGAAGCCGCTCGAGGAAGAAGCTATAGTTGAAGAAAATGCCCCACGACCTCCCCCATCGCCCATCCCAAAATGCACGATTGACGCCTCCT
This genomic window contains:
- the LOC103872211 gene encoding uncharacterized protein LOC103872211, producing the protein MSSSSSDGVDQRLDEAFEEMFDQQFDHAFESVFDVQAKKPKRRAYIERDREQGHNILWNDYFSENPTYPPQMFRRRFRMNKPLFLRIVDRLNNDVPYFKQRRNAHGRYRLSALQKCTAAIRMLAYGQPGDMYDEYLRLGESTALLCLENFNNGIIQIFGDEYLRSPTPEDLQQLLDVGEVRGFPGMIGSIDCMHWEWKNCPTAWRGQYTRGSAKPTIVLEAVASHDLWIWHAFFGLPGTLNDINVLDRSPVFDDILQGRAPKVKFKVNGHNYRIPYYLTDGIYPKWSTFIQSIPLPQGPKAELFAERQESVRKDVERAFGVLQARFAIVKNPARIWDKEKIGRIMRTCVILHNMIVEDERHGYTLFDTSDFEAGESSRSSQVDFSYSTDTPSIISNMLPIRNQIRDQQIHARLKADLVENIWLKFGNPNE
- the LOC103872053 gene encoding pentatricopeptide repeat-containing protein At1g11900, with protein sequence MAKWSIVRRIPVSGGSFAYMKHMVYAPAECSFSAMHSLIDTGGEALKKTAENSDSGPKFISRIDYTSLVEKYRREGNLSAAYDLLQSLQDKNICFPFAVFKNLLAAAGEQNDTKLSCRAFRMMLVQAGMPLSSDCYLNLARAFINADDCVHLLNLLKEVSESSLPCRLIVINRTILAFAESRQVDKVLMILEKMREWECKPDVITYNSVLDILGRAGLVKEMLRLLSSMKEDCDVSLNIITYNTVLNGMRKACRFDMCLVLYEEMVQCGIEPDLLSYTAVIDSLGRSGNTKEALRLFDEMKQREIRLSVYVYRALIDCLKKTGEFSRALQLSDELKNTSALDLAGPLDFKRHLRPHRR
- the LOC103872051 gene encoding 25.3 kDa vesicle transport protein isoform X1, which gives rise to MNLLLEKRNKAKMVKMTLIARVTDGLPLAEGLDDGRDLPDSDMYKQQVKSLFKNLSRGHNEASRMSVETGPYIFHYIIEGRVCYLTMCDRSYPKKLAFQYLEDLKNEFERVNGPNIETAARPYAFIKFDTFIQKTKKLYQDTRTQRNIAKLNDELYEVHQIMTRNVQEVLGVGEKLDQVSEMSSRLTSESRVYADKAKDLNRQALIRKWAPVAIVLGVVFLLFWVKNKLW
- the LOC103872051 gene encoding 25.3 kDa vesicle transport protein isoform X2, which produces MVKMTLIARVTDGLPLAEGLDDGRDLPDSDMYKQQVKSLFKNLSRGHNEASRMSVETGPYIFHYIIEGRVCYLTMCDRSYPKKLAFQYLEDLKNEFERVNGPNIETAARPYAFIKFDTFIQKTKKLYQDTRTQRNIAKLNDELYEVHQIMTRNVQEVLGVGEKLDQVSEMSSRLTSESRVYADKAKDLNRQALIRKWAPVAIVLGVVFLLFWVKNKLW
- the LOC103872054 gene encoding glyceraldehyde-3-phosphate dehydrogenase, cytosolic, with the protein product MADKKIKIGINGFGRIGRLVARVILQRNDVELVAVNDPFITTEYMTYMFKYDSVHGQWKHNELKVKDEKTLLFGEKPVTVFGIRNPEDIPWGEAGADFVVESTGVFTDKDKAAAHLKGGAKKVVISAPSKDAPMFVVGVNEHEYKSDLNIVSNASCTTNCLAPLAKVINDRFGIVEGLMTTVHSITATQKTVDGPSMKDWRGGRAASFNIIPSSTGAAKAVGKVLPQLNGKLTGMSFRVPTVDVSVVDLTVRLEKAATYDEIKKAIKEESEGKLKGILGYTEDDVVSTDFVGDNRSSIFDAKAGIALSDNFVKLVSWYDNEWGYSTRVVDLIIHMSKA
- the LOC117125916 gene encoding uncharacterized protein LOC117125916, translated to MQYAMEMMERPETKPVLEPSFTTLQAKIWKLKTTKKIQHFIWQALSNCVPVCSALSDRHCGTERNCPRCGADEETRNHLLFECPPSIQARALADMPRLPGIFPCSSIYSNLNHVLWRAKEFAIPDNIIATAPWIIWFIWKARNEKAFNGKDITPLEIIQLAKSEAESWKLAQIIEKPLEEEAIVEENAPRPPPSPIPKCTIDASWHKEDNLFGGGMILTTEDGVTTFGSFASNRVLTPLHAEFQTLLWAMKSSIQLDHSAVTFETDCLQLVNILEEDEEDKWPSLLAEFDEFHFIRSMFAFCSFSFIPRSLNFRADRLAKGARSRGLSFSHVNTQLPSWMAHEANLLVAS